The proteins below come from a single Yamadazyma tenuis chromosome 5, complete sequence genomic window:
- the MES1 gene encoding methionine--tRNA ligase mes1 (EggNog:ENOG503NXU3; COG:J; BUSCO:EOG09260TUT) — MASLQLFSDKGNSTLSLVNNLKVTVAAKAADGNLKVNSEDDSNLKLLNKATGFELTEPNAIVKYLINDFDSASILSIEETAVYSAHKSGKKEEVISFIKSESSPFTKAELTASQIILFSSVYPYLKDVPEGSGLANWANEFSKIGGVSESIQLASSITKVERPKAVNTGAQKVKPGFVVKSNDESILPKEGERNIIITSALPYVNNVPHLGNIIGSVLSADIYARYTKARNYNSLFICGTDEYGTATETKALEEKMTPRELCDKFSALHAEIYKWFGIGFDYFGRTTTDLQTEIAQDIFMKLFDNGFLEEKTTKQLYCETHKSFLADRYVEGTCPKCKYDDARGDQCDKCGTLLDPFELINPHCKLDNATPIPRDSTHIYLKLNDLEPELKVWVEEASEKGAWSKNTRNITQNWLKQGLEPRCITRDLVWGTPVPLEKFKEKVLYVWFDATIGYVSITANYFKSKNSTEDWKKWWRNPEHVNLYQFMGKDNVPFHTVVFPASLIGTREEWTKVHHVSTTEYLQYEGGKFSKSRGVGVFGNNAKDTGIPASVWRYYLASIRPESGDSQFSWTDFVTKNNSELLANVGNYVNRIVKFVSTKYNGVIADFDTKNVENFKEFEKDINELLASYVESMEAVSLRRGLELAMAISARGNQFLQDNKLDNSLYENSPDKSDAVIGIGLNLAYLIGSLLSPFIPDTTTQINEILNAPTLTIPDKFEIVLSGGHCIGKPQYLFKRIDEKKIEEWRALYGGKQVA; from the coding sequence ATGGCTTCCTTACAATTATTCAGCGACAAAGGGAATAGTACTTTGAGCTTGGTGAACAACTTAAAGGTGACTGTTGCTGCGAAGGCTGCAGATGGCAATCTTAAGGTCAATAGCGAAGATGACTCAAACCTCAAATTACTTAACAAGGCTACTGGGTTTGAATTAACTGAACCCAACGCTATTGTTAAGTATCTTATAAACGATTTCGATTCTGCTTCAATCCTTTCCATAGAAGAAACAGCTGTGTACCTGGCACATAAAAGtggaaagaaagaagaagtcattTCGTTTATCAAGAGCGAATCAAGTCCATTCACCAAAGCTGAGTTAACGGCCTCTCAAATCATCTTATTCTCGTCAGTGTATCCCTACTTGAAAGATGTTCCTGAAGGTTCTGGGTTGGCCAATTGGGCTAATGAATTTTCCAAGATTGGTGGAGTTTCCGAAAGTATTCAATTGGCGAGCTCCATCACTAAAGTTGAGAGACCAAAGGCTGTTAACACTGGGGCTCAAAAGGTGAAACCAGGTTTTGTTGTTAAGTCTAATGATGAGAGTATTCTTCCTAAAGAAGGTGAACgaaacatcatcatcacttCTGCTTTGCCTTATGTTAATAATGTTCCTCACTTGGGTAACATTATAGGTTCTGTTTTATCTGCCGATATTTACGCTCGTTACACCAAAGCTAGAAACTACAATTCTTTGTTCATTTGTGGAACTGATGAATATGGTACTGCCACTGAAACTAAAGCGTTGGAAGAGAAGATGACTCCAAGGGAATTATGTGACAAGTTCAGCGCCCTTCACGCAGAAATCTACAAATGGTTTGGTATTGGATTTGACTATTTCGGaagaaccaccaccgatttGCAGACCGAAATCGCCCAAGATATTTTCATGAAATTGTTTGATAATGGattcttggaagaaaagactACTAAACAATTATACTGTGAAACCCACAAATCGTTCTTGGCTGACAGATACGTCGAAGGTACTTGTCCAAAGTGTAAATATGACGATGCTAGAGGTGACCAGTGTGACAAGTGTGGTACTTTATTGGATCCTTTTGAATTGATCAACCCACACTGTAAATTGGATAATGCTACCCCAATTCCTAGAGATTCGACTCATATTTATCTTAAATTGAATGACTTAGAACCTGAATTAAAGGTTTGGGTCGAAGAAGCCTCCGAAAAGGGAGCATGGTCTAAGAACACTAGAAACATCACCCAGAACTGGTTAAAACAAGGGTTAGAACCAAGATGTATCACCAGAGATTTAGTTTGGGGTACTCCGGTGCCATTagagaagttcaaggaaaAGGTGTTGTACGTGTGGTTTGATGCTACCATTGGATATGTTTCCATTACTGCCAACTatttcaagtccaaaaatTCCACTGAGGATTGGAAGAAGTGGTGGAGAAACCCTGAACATGTCAACTTGTACCAGTTCATGGGTAAAGATAACGTTCCTTTCCATACTGTTGTGTTCCCAGCATCTTTGATCGGAACCAGAGAAGAATGGACCAAGGTGCACCATGTGAGTACCACGGAATACTTACAATACGAAGGAGGAAAGTTCTCCAAATCCAGAGGAGTTGGAGTGTTTGGTAACAACGCCAAAGACACTGGAATCCCTGCATCCGTATGGAGATACTATTTGGCTTCTATTAGGCCTGAATCTGGAGACTCACAATTCTCATGGACCGATTTCGTCACTAAGAACAACTCAGAATTATTGGCTAATGTGGGTAACTATGTCAATAGAATCGTTAAGTTTGTGAGCACTAAGTACAACGGAGTCATTGCTGATTTTGATACTAAGAAtgttgaaaacttcaaagaatttgaaaaagacaTCAATGAATTGTTGGCATCTTACGTTGAATCTATGGAGGCTGTCAGCTTGCGTAGAGGGTTAGAACTTGCCATGGCCATTTCTGCTCGTGGCAACCAGTTTTTACAAGACAACAAATTGGATAACAGTTTGTATGAGAACTCTCCTGATAAGAGTGATGCTGTCATTGGCATCgggttgaacttggctTACTTGATTGGAAGTCTTCTCAGTCCATTCATACCTGACACCACCACTCAAATCAATGAGATTTTGAATGCCCCAACTTTGACTATCCCCGATAAATTCGAAATTGTTCTTTCTGGTGGTCATTGTATTGGAAAGCCCCAatacttgttcaagagaatcgatgaaaagaagatcGAGGAGTGGAGAGCTTTATACGGTGGCAAACAAGTAGCTTAA
- the CBC2 gene encoding nuclear cap binding complex subunit (EggNog:ENOG503P268; COG:A; BUSCO:EOG09264G04) produces MEILEENYQHSADRLDKPSQYLIKRAIRRQDFDDLQKALTSKTIYVGNLSNFTTEEQLFELFSKCGNIDRIIMGLDRNKLTPCGFCFVIYKEEGGSLNAIKYLKATVLDGQSLEIDLDPGFREGRQFGRGLYGGQAAHEGSVNAPRGGYRGNFRGNPRGGFRGRGGPNFRGRGFFRGRGNFRGRGGYSGSSGFQGGDYPPEGPMH; encoded by the coding sequence ATGGAAATATTAGAGGAGAATTATCAACACTCAGCGGATAGGCTAGACAAGCCATCTCaatacttgatcaagagGGCCATTAGGAgacaagattttgatgatttacAGAAAGCTCTCACCTCCAAAACAATATATGTGGGAaacttatccaacttcaccaCAGAGGAACAGCTTTTCGAGTTGTTTCTGAAATGTGGAAACATTGATAGAATCATAATGGGGTTGGACAGAAATAAGCTTACCCCCTGTGGATTCTGTTTTGTCATATACAAAGAGGAAGGAGGACTGTTGAATGCCATTAAGTACTTGAAGGCCACTGTGCTAGATGGACAAAGCTTGGAAATCGATTTAGACCCAGGCTTCAGAGAAGGTAGACAATTTGGAAGAGGTTTATATGGTGGACAAGCAGCTCATGAAGGCTCTGTGAATGCTCCTCGGGGTGGTTACAGAGGAAATTTCAGAGGAAATCCAAGAGGTGGGTTTAGAGGCAGAGGTGGTCCAAACTTTAGAGGTAGAGGCTTCTtcagaggaagaggaaacttcagaggaagaggaggataCAGTGGCTCGAGCGGTTTCCAAGGTGGTGACTATCCCCCGGAAGGACCAATGCATTAA